A DNA window from Naumovozyma dairenensis CBS 421 chromosome 10, complete genome contains the following coding sequences:
- the REH1 gene encoding Reh1p (similar to Saccharomyces cerevisiae REH1 (YLR387C); ancestral locus Anc_4.243), producing MMDSPIFTCNSCLIQFKSSDLQRYHMKTEWHRYNLKRRVAQLPPVGSEEFAEKLHLSELEQHKVDEFGFAVLKPLPSHHERKTAPHRAHKISHIPMPDYDESGQKIAANAVRSNDLHKTISAAGSLMSDLSIGTEITNTDYGEDTVSEYAFTSDSNFEDATSEDELSELRSVEGFRRPKPTECIYCGIDSKEIERNVKHMFHKHGLYIPERSYLINLKSLLEFLIDTIVIDKRCLCCNFEGTSLSSIRDHMGAKRHCRMPYETREERELFAPYYDFSSLDESSENLTGKKESRKQIHFDATASEPEDDSVVEPAVNDINSNYTTVSVDESGLELTLPTGARLGHRSGQRYYRQNLPTTERREARNAVTAADKRMVSGVTEKQYKSGMKKMQQLEKRATNERIRKEVKRGNFQEHFRDELLQ from the coding sequence ATGATGGACTCACCTATCTTTACATGTAATTCCTGTCTAATCCAGTTCAAATCAAGTGATCTACAAAGGTATCACATGAAAACAGAATGGCATAGATATAACTTGAAGAGAAGAGTGGCGCAACTGCCACCCGTTGGCTCAGAAGAGTTTGCTGAAAAGTTACATTTATCAGAATTGGAACAACATAAAGTTGATGAGTTTGGCTTTGCTGTTTTGAAACCTTTACCTTCACATCATGAAAGAAAGACTGCTCCTCATAGAGCCCACAAGATTTCTCATATCCCGATGCCAGATTATGACGAAAGTGGACAAAAAATCGCTGCTAATGCTGTCAGATCGAATGATTTACACAAGACTATTTCAGCTGCTGGATCATTGATGTCAGATTTGTCTATAGGTACAGAAATAACTAATACAGATTATGGTGAAGATACTGTTTCAGAATATGCATTTACTAGTGACTCTAACTTCGAAGATGCAACTAGCgaagatgaattatcaGAATTACGCTCAGTAGAAGGGTTTAGAAGACCTAAGCCTACCGAATGTATCTATTGTGGTATCGAtagtaaagaaattgaaagaaatgtTAAGCATATGTTTCATAAACATGGGTTATATATTCCAGAAAGAAGTTATTTGATTAATCTGAAATCATTGTTAGAGTTTTTAATTGATACTATCGTTATTGACAAGCGTTGTCTATGTTGTAACTTTGAGGGGACCAGTTTATCCAGTATAAGGGACCACATGGGCGCAAAACGTCATTGTAGAATGCCTTACGAAACAAGGGAGGAAAGAGAGTTGTTCGCACCATATTATGACTTTAGTTCCTTAGATGAATCATCTGAAAACCTAACAGGAAAAAAGGAATCCAGGAAACAGATCCATTTCGATGCCACTGCGTCTGAACCAGAGGATGATTCTGTCGTTGAACCAGCCGtcaatgatattaattCGAACTATACAACCGTGTCTGTTGACGAAAGTGGATTAGAACTTACTCTACCAACTGGTGCGAGATTAGGACATAGATCAGGTCAAAGATATTACAGACAAAACCTGCCTACAACTGAAAGACGTGAAGCAAGAAATGCTGTGACAGCTGCTGATAAACGAATGGTGAGTGGTGTGACAGAAAAACAGTATAAATCTGGtatgaaaaaaatgcaaCAGCTTGAAAAAAGAGCTACCAATGAAAGAATTCGTAAAGAAGTCAAACGTGGTAACTTTCAAGAACATTTCAGAGACGAGTTGTTGCAGTGA
- the TSR1 gene encoding small subunit rRNA maturation protein TSR1 (similar to Saccharomyces cerevisiae TSR1 (YDL060W); ancestral locus Anc_4.244) — translation MFTVLNLALMKIFRHLEINMKKIKDNNNSTERDGISSQKINFKTFKIEESYYRYEKCYTLLNKVKSKLVIMAGHSHRSSVKNGHKAFKSKHSSKGALKRVYKGKVEKEIANNKTLKTVSKLQRKNMAKQLRDKKIFDSLEIRKLFDGLNGAHKIITVIPLTSDVYANEIVKQILISADIGIDPIDQNDNTNTPSITKFKIPKFKCNLEFIIPDMSNFLNILDCAKVADFVVFGLSGTSEVDTEFGEQIIRALELQGISSYIGVVSNLSKVHEKEKFQLDVKQSLESYFKHFFPSEDRLYNLEKSSDSLNVLRTICQKLPRNVQWRDNRGYLIADQVDFVEISQEHGSLVIEGEVRGVGFQADRLVHIPDLGDFQLSKIERIKTSRREKKTTKKNNDEDVIAELTSELQNEFHPSNNRDDLDDYAPEDLEMEQWSDEDDDFAYDDLKAARYDDHGFLPGREQKEKKVKVPKGTSDYQAKWYVDDVVNVSDDEDTEEHDFQKALAGNENNGTLYDYEQNMDDANNDMNMEEDEEDHADNFVDLSPEEEERQLQEYMAMEKEDREFPDEIELNPNESAIERLKRYRGLKNLYNCIWNVDEKDPHAPSEWKRLLRIGNYKNTRNRVLKETKAQVEVTAGDRIRLFINFPKFLLEKIVDPKQKLLAVYGLLSHEHKNAMVNFSIERWEEYEKPVPSKEPIVVQYGVRRYTIQPLFSGDSNSPNNVHKFDRFLHPDTFSIATCIAPVDFTQSPAIFFKPSETDVKGIELIGHGTFMNADHTRVLAKRAILTGHPFRFHKNVVTVRYMFFRAEDVEWFKSIPLFTKTGRSGFIKESLGTHGYFKVNFDGKLSAQDVVAMSLYKRMWPKTSLPWSSL, via the coding sequence ATGTTTACAGTCTTGAATCTGgctttaatgaaaatttttcgACATCTTGAAAtcaatatgaaaaaaattaaagacaataataacagtacTGAAAGAGATGGCATCTCATCGCAAAAGATAAATTTTAAAACATTTAAAATTGAGGAATCATATTACAGATACGAAAAGTGCTATACATTACTTAACAAAGTCAAGTCAAAGTTAGTAATAATGGCTGGTCATTCCCACAGGTCATCGGTTAAGAACGGCCACAAGGCGTTCAAATCTAAGCATTCTTCCAAAGGTGCTTTAAAAAGAGTTTATAAAGGTAAAGTCGAGAAGGAAATTGCCAATAATAAGACATTGAAAACAGTTTCAAAATTACAACGTAAAAATATGGCAAAACAGTTAAGggataagaaaatttttgaCTCTTTggaaataagaaaattatttgacGGACTAAATGGTGCTCATAAGATCATTACTGTCATTCCATTGACTTCTGATGTTTATGCTAACGAAATTGTTAAACAAATCCTGATTTCTGCAGACATTGGTATTGACCCTATTGACCAAAACGATAATACTAATACTCCAAGTATTACAAAGTTTAAGAttccaaaatttaaatgtaacttggaatttattatcCCAGATATGAGTAACTTTTTGAACATTTTAGATTGTGCTAAAGTGGCagattttgttgtttttggATTAAGTGGAACTTCAGAAGTGGATACGGAATTTGGTGAACAAATTATTCGTGCTTTGGAATTGCAAGGTATCTCATCATACATCGGTGTCGTTTCTAACTTGTCTAAAGTTcatgaaaaggaaaaatttcaattggatGTTAAACAATCTTTGGAAAGTTATTTTAAGCATTTCTTCCCAAGTGAAGATCGTCTttataatttggaaaaatcGTCAGACTCTTTGAATGTTTTAAGAACTATATGTCAGAAATTACCACGTAACGTTCAATGGAGGGACAACAGAGGATATTTGATTGCCGACCAAGTCGATTTTGTAGAAATCAGTCAGGAACATGGAAGTTTGGTGATAGAAGGTGAAGTCCGTGGTGTAGGATTCCAAGCAGATAGGTTAGTTCATATTCCAGATTTAGGGGATTTCcaactttcaaaaattgaaagaatcaAAACTTCTCGTAGAGAGAAGAAAactacaaagaaaaataacgACGAAGACGTGATTGCAGAATTGACTTCTGAACTTCAAAATGAATTCCACCCAAGTAATAACAGAGACGACCTTGACGACTACGCACCAGAAGATTTAGAAATGGAACAATGGtcagatgaagatgatgactTTGCATATGACGATTTAAAGGCTGCAAGATACGATGATCATGGGTTCTTACCAGGAAGAgaacaaaaggaaaagaaagtCAAAGTTCCAAAGGGTACTTCCGATTACCAAGCCAAATGGTATGTGGATGATGTAGTAAATGTTAgcgatgatgaagatactGAAGAGCATGATTTCCAGAAAGCCCTAGCaggaaatgaaaataacGGAACGCTGTATGATTATGAACAAAATATGGATGATGCTAATAATGACATGAACatggaagaagatgaagaggaTCATGCTGATAATTTTGTTGATTTATCtccagaagaagaagaacgtCAACTACAAGAATACATGGCAatggaaaaagaagatcGTGAATTCCCTGATGAAATAGAATTAAATCCAAACGAATCAGCCATTGAACGCCTGAAGAGATACAGAGGTTTGAAGAACTTATACAATTGTATTTGGAATGTTGACGAGAAGGACCCACATGCACCATCAGAATGGAAACGTCTTTTGAGAATAGGAAACTATAAAAACACCCGTAATAGAGTTctaaaagaaacaaaagcTCAAGTTGAAGTTACTGCTGGTGATCGTATTagattattcattaatttccCTAAATTCCTATTGGAGAAAATTGTTGATCCAAAGCAGAAGTTACTGGCTGTTTATGGTCTATTATCACACGAACATAAGAACGCCATGGTTAATTTCTCAATAGAAAGATGggaagaatatgaaaaacCTGTTCCATCAAAGGAACCAATTGTTGTGCAATATGGTGTTAGAAGGTACACAATACAGCCACTTTTCTCCGGTGATTCAAATAGTCCGAATAACGTTCACAAATTTGATAGATTTTTGCATCCAGATACATTTTCCATTGCTACTTGTATTGCCCCAGTTGACTTTACTCAATCCCCTgctattttcttcaaaccATCCGAAACCGATGTTAAGGGAATTGAACTAATAGGACACGGCACTTTCATGAATGCAGACCATACAAGAGTTCTAGCCAAGAGAGCTATTCTAACGGGTCATCCATTTAGATTTCACAAGAATGTTGTCACGGTCCGTTACATGTTCTTTAGAGCAGAAGATGTTGAGTGGTTCAAGTCCATCCCATTGTTTACAAAAACTGGTAGATCTGGTTTCATTAAGGAAAGTCTGGGTACTCATGGTTACTTCAAGGTTAACTTTGACGGTAAACTGTCTGCTCAAGATGTCGTGGCAATGTCTCTATATAAACGTATGTGGCCAAAAACTTCGCTACCTTGGTCTTCACTATGA